The sequence below is a genomic window from Sebastes fasciatus isolate fSebFas1 chromosome 11, fSebFas1.pri, whole genome shotgun sequence.
atcattctgtattgatgaagacttgaaactagtgattgagaccataaactcatgtttacaatgtttactgaggtaataaatcaagtaagaagtaggctcattttctcatagacttctatacaatcagacttctttttgcaaccagaggagtcgtcccctgctggctgttagaaagaatgcaggtttgaggcacttcagcattggcttcacttctcagacctggaggtaacCCACTGGTCAACCATAAATAAAGCTTAACCAAGGCTTAAAGAGCAAGGAATGTGGTCCGATAAAGTCCTACATTATCACAAATGCTCCTCCCTCTCTATTCTCTCACACGTTTTTTGGACCTTTCATAACTACGCACAAAGACTTGCTGAACATAACACAGGCTTGACATTGCTTGCAATTGGCTGTCTCTTCAGATCACTGTCTCATTATTTGTATTGAGCTATTGCTCATGTTCAGTTTAGGATAAGATGACACACTGTCTGTAGCCTGTGCCTTAAAAGTCAAACTTTGCCTCTTTTTTCTTGTTAGCTTCACCTGGTGCACTGGAACACCAAGTACCCCAGCTTTGGAGAGGCAGCCAGCCAGTCTGATGGACTCGCAGTGGTCGGGGTCTTTCTCAAGGTGAGTCATCACTGAGGTCTGTGACTGCACTGCAGACCAGGGGTGGGAAGGTGCTTTAAGTATTCATGCCCTCCAAGggattatataataaaaataatgaacagtGTGTTTGAGTATTGTAAATTCagctgtgtgtatctgtgttgtGCTCCAGATTGGTGCTGCCAACCCCAGGCTTCAGAAAGTTCTGGATGGCTTGGATGCTATTAAGACCAAGGTAAAAACAACGTTCCCAGAGTTCCCAAAACATTGTTTAGCTGAAGATAAATGTGCTAATACTGTCTATGAACAGCAAGTTATACGTTTGGGAAACTAACAACTCCATTGTCATGGTTAACAATGAGTAACAATGGCTTCCTTTTCTTACTCCCTCTTTTACACCTGCAGGGAAAGCAGACCACCTTTGCTGACTTTGACTCAAAGACTCTCCTTCCTGGTTCTCTGGACTACTGGACCTATGATGGCTCTCTGACCACGCCTCCCTTGTTGGAGAGTGTCACCTGGATCGTCCTCAAGGAGCCGATCAGTGTCAGCCCTGCACAAGTAGGCTACTTAACTTGCTTCACATACTTACTCGCTTTACCTACGTATAATCAAAATGAGTAATTCCACCTGttaaattacacattttatgtattagcggggcagttaagcattacaattgtgcattttgcgataaaagcaacacatttggcacagatgtaggtttatgtatatgttatgaaaagatttAGATATCAGGGCGCTGCAAATTTGCCTCCTGAGGACCATGGTAGCCATTTTTTCGaaatattccaaaatgttgcagaaaactgattttatgactctttaAGATTTCCAAtgtgtgttcaagctgattagatcagatgtcagaagatcacagacatgtttttccCCCTCTTTATTTTTCAATGGTGCTTTTTAAAAACTCTTTAACTGAGAAAAATgagaaaaccaaataaaaggagcatggtcacttcagggtcaaacttcacccccttGTTTTCAGAAATTCAGTTGTTGCAGCAGTACaaggacataaataaatacagataagTTTAgaaggtaaaataaataaataataggtgGTACATTAACTAAaataagaatagaataaaaacagaaactatACAAGAGCATTTggagaaaaatgtcatggtaaagTCAGTGGTGCTGATAAAGTGACAGTGGTGTTATTAATAGCAGCAGAGTCAACAAGGCTATGTAAGCAGTGTACACCAGACTaataatatatgatatgattaagtaaaatatatttatttaattgaataaataaagaaatgaataaatagggaaaataattaaaaacaggaataaatgtaaacagaaaatgaTTAATTGGAGAATAATTGAAtatggaaataaattaatacaaaattagTAATTtgtcaaatgaataaatacattttatttatttatttttcctattttgtgcttatttatttattaacctaCACGTGTATTGATGATTGAGCCTTTCATTACTACAGTTCCTTCTtcattattttagttatttatttattgagtcatttatttattcattcattcatttctgcacTGTATAACAGAATAAAGTAACAAATGTATGTAGTATTGAACTTCATTTGCTAAGCCAAACGTTGAAACAACTGAACTGAAGCCACAGCTGGATTACAAACTAGATATGACTTAAATACATAGCTAGGGAGGTCAAATGTTCTGAGTGTTTCAGTGCAATTATATAGTACGTGTGTCTCTATGTGCATGAACGTGCGCTGCAGTAGCCGGTGTGTATTTGTGGCAGTCCTAAATACAGACATTTTTTCTTGGCAGCCCACCTGCTGGTATGTGGGTTGGACATGCTGCTTCGACACGGCTTTTCAATCATGTAGTCTGGTGAGACTGCTGCTGAATTCCCAAGTGGAAGCTGAAAGTGTTCAACttcaaatgagaaaataaaaggCGTGAAGTGTTCAGCCTCAGGGAGTCTGAGAGATCAGAATAAAGATTCAGTCAATTACTGCAGAGTTCCTCataaatttacaatattttcaaaCACCCTCATACGGACTTTGATTTGGTAATCATctcattaaagcttcagtaggcagaacgtttttggcatcattaggcaaaaattccataataacctttcagcatattgtaattcaagtgttctgagagaaaactaaacttctgcacctcctcatggctctgttttcaggctttaaaaaaatctagcccgtgactggagactttgaccaaacataggtcatttcagagagagagcgttcctattggctgttcattcaacgaaggcagctgtcaatcatttgcgaactccgatcaaacggtcaaacaaggCATTGCTGATCAAACatggatcaatattctgtttgatcggagtttgcgagtgagtGACAGCTGGTCAGAGACAGCAAAAGTCAAGAGTGTCAGGATATCTTGCTTTAGAGCAGGGTGTGTCTGAGCCTGGAGGGCCTTGTGTTTCACTTAGATTACACCGACTGCCTGTATCTCCAGTGGGCAGTCTGCGCTCTATCTCTTTACATGATTAACATTGCCCACTGTACCTTCATGAGACATAAAACCCACGTGGGCTTTTTCCCCTAAAGGGTAAATGCTCAGTTTTACCTCCCTAGATAAACAATAGATGTAGCCTACAACTAGATGTGTTTATATGAAGAAATATTCCCTTTCTGCAAAGTAGAAATGAAGCCACGGatgataatatacagtgcagaaCATACTTTGTTGTGTAGTGCAAGCATTGCTGAGAGAGCCTGCTGAGGGAAATTAAATCAAGCTCACCAGCTAGCTAAAGGCTAAATGGCTCCCCGAGGAGATGTTGTTTACGCCACACTGCTGCTTTAGTcgtttcactcacacacacactcacacacacacacacacacacacacacacacacacacacacacacacacacacacaaatacagccAGGTGTTTTACAGTCACCATTCCCCCCTAACATGTACACTTGGTTCCAGTAGCTCAGTGTTCAGAGATTTGATTTGCAGAGGGAAATGAAAACTGTTTCAATTGTTGGATAATTCCCTCATACATCTTAATGTGCAATACGGGACTCAGTGTCAGTAGGGCGGTGTTTTGCACCACCATGTGTAAGTGGGAGATAACAACCACAGCAGGAGGCCCTGTATAACACTGGATTGATGACATACTGGAAGAAGTGAAGCAGCTCATTGCATTCAATTCCACATTTCTTCTACTTTAAAATGATCCAGGTAATGTTCCCCTGCAGTAGTAGAGCAAACAGTATTTGCACTTTGATTTGGCCCACTGAGGTTACAAGAGCTCATCGGgatgtttcatcattttttttctaatgcAACACTCAAATTTGCAAAGAATGGACTGTGGCCGCTGATAGCACCATGAATTGTGCATCACTTGCAACTGCCATCTGCCCCGCCTCATGGTCTGATTCACAAAAGATATTATGCTAATGATGTTACAGAGCAGAGTCAGGGAGTCAACCTGAGCCAGACACACTCTGAGAGGATACAAGCTCAGGTTATATAGACCAGGCTCGGGTCGGACTCCGGCTCATTTAACTCCTCTCCTTTCATTGTGATAATGAACACATATGCAAGTTTGtgaaataatacatcattaatgaggaaaacatttattacattctattattttattcttttttttttttagacatttgagcggggctgcaactaacgattatttttcattgtcaattaatcttttctcgattaatcgattaattgtttgatctataaaatgtcagacagtgtttcccaaagcccaagaagacgtcctcaaatgttttgtttttccgaaactcaaatatattcagtttactgtcacagaggagtaaagaaaccagaaaatattcacgttgaagaagctggaatcatGGGGATATTAGCTAAAGAGaccaaaacagttttttttgtaccagactgtaaacatgtttatttctgctgtaaagttggtcATTTTAACATAgaggtctatggggattgactccctTTTGGAGCCAGCTTCAAGTGACCATTTGGTGAACTGTTTTTGTCACCTCTGTGTTGGCTTCATTCTTCAGCcctggaggttgccgcttggtgTGAACAGCCTGTAAGGGTATAACCCTTTGCAGCAGAGTGGCAAAGCAGCAAGGCAGATCCATCATGCTGTCAAACAGATTGCAAGAGCTGCATGAGTACAGAGCCCATTCCAGGACACAGGTTCATTGATTTAAaccaaagactgtatataagaagtggacgtagtcaccgtgacatcacccactaTGGTTTTGAgtccttgagtttggcattttggaaatcgccatgttggtttttggcctttgccatcttgtttttttgcaaccataagtgacacgagagggtggagctaagtacaaccggaAAACATTTCCAGGTGACCAAAAATTGTATAATTgacttccatgaactgaaaacacactgtgaaagggttaaagttctaagatgacaacatggacaacgccgtggtagcaacctgtcaatcacaaggtgccctaaagcatcccctgccttatggtctatttgactctaaatgggaccataatttactaaatgaacatcatgctgttttgaagaagacttgaaactagcgattgagaccataatctcatgtttacaatgtttactaaggtaatcaatcaagtgagaagtaggctcattttctcatagacttctatacaatcagaggagtcgccccctgctggctattagacagaatgcaggtttaagacacttcggCACTGGCTTCGCTTCTTAGACCCGGAGGATGCAGCCTGATTTAAACTCCAACACCTCCCATCTGACACCTGTCATTTGGTAATTCTACTGTCTTGCCGGTGATGATGGGTTTATACAAGTTAGAAACATATGATATTCCAGTTAATGCAAACATTACATTTCAGCTACTGCTAATGTGACCATGTGTCCATGGAaaccagatcttttttttttttttttttttttttgacctttatttaaccaggtaaaatcaattgagaaccaattctcatttacaatgatgacctggccaagaggcagtagcacagtccacacaagtgacacaaacagcacagatacaatacagtatgacaaacacatgagaaaatggctaaaaacagcataggtaaattaataaacactatgtacaaaaaaaggcggattactggatgttctttgtaaaaatggaagagagagagagaagtgagggctggtcagcaagtacagcagtcaactatgacttgttgcagcttttgtttgaacatgttgagagaggtgagagctgttagtttgagcgtgttttgtagtgagttCCAGTCATTTGCAGCGGCAAAATGAAAGGAGTTATGACCAAACACAGTACGGACTTTTGGAATGATGAGCCTAATGAAGTCACTGGATCTTAAACGGCGATTGCTGTCGGAAATGTGCAGAAGATTGGAGAGGTAGCGAGGGTTCATTCCCAAAATGGATTTGTAGACCAAGAGCAGCCAGTGTTGTAGCCGCCTGGTGTGAAGGGAGGGCCAATCCACCAATCTGTAAAGATCACAGTGGTGGGTGGTGAAGGGTGCACATGTGGCAAAACGGATTGCTGAGTGGTGGAGTGTGTCCAGTTTTCTGAGGGTGGTCTTTGATgccattttataaattatatcgCCGTAGTCAAATAGAGGAAGGATGGTCATTTTCACAAGGGTGAATTTGGCAGAGTGTGTGAAGGAGGCCTTGTTTCGATACAGGAAACCCAGTCTAGCTTTGACTTTAGCCAGaaggttattgatgtgtgtgttaaatgagaGAGATGAGTCCAACCAGAAGCCAAGGTATTTGTAGGAGCTGACAAACTCCAGCTCCGAGCCATCAGCACTGTAGATCTTGGGAGGGCTGGGGATGATGAGGTTTTTCCGGTCAAACAGCATACATTTGGTCTTTTTGGAGTTgaggagcaggtggaggttgtggAAAGACTGTTGGATGGAGTTGAGGCTTTGTTGAAGAGTGGACACAGCAGAGTGGAGTGAGGGACCAGCTGAATATATGATGGTGTCATCAGCATACAGATGAATCCAGGAATTTCTAGCAGCTTTGGCTACATCGTTAATATAAATGGAGAACAAAATAGGGCCTAAGATGGAGCCTTGAGGCACACCTTTAGAGATGGTAAGAGGTTCAGACATGATGTTTTCGGTCTTCACCCGCTGGACACGATCAGCCAGGTAGCTAGCAAACCAGTTGCAACATCTACTGGACAAGCCAATGCTGGTAAGTCTTTGCAGGAGAATGTTATGGTTGACCGAGTCAAAAGCCTTGGCTAGGTCTATAAAGGCAGCTACACAAGTCTGTTTGTTGTCCATGGCGGTGATGACGTCATCAAGGACCTTCAGTGTAGCGGTGTATCTTAAttatcttcctcctcgtctcttCTTCCTCATTAGATGGCCAAGTTCCGCAGCCTCCTCTTCACCGGAGAAGGAGACGCTCCATGCTGCATGGTGGACAACTACCGGCCTCCTCAGCCTCTGAAGGGCCGTCAGGTCCGCGCCTCCTTCAAATGAACCCTCCTTCATCTTCATAGCTTCCTTGCCTCCCCTTGCTCATCCTTCCCTCCTTTTCCCGGACCTTCTTACTcccatttttttctctccatgcaGTCTTTACTCAGCTTATATTAGCCCTATTGACTTGAAAAGTACAGCTTACACTTTCTATGACATAGACTAACTGGATGTATCTTGAATTAAAGaactttgagtatttttttaagcttTGACGCTATTAAGACCCCATTCACACTTGTTATTTCTAGTGTTCCTATGCAGATAAAATCCAGATGATATTTAAGACACTTTGATCTACACTGatatgtgtctctgttggtcagATCACACATCTGATTACAATCCATCTAACCCAGGGTGGGAGATAGGGGGGTGGTGCACCTGAATCTGTTTGGACACATGAAGTAAGAGTATGAATGGGGTCATagattgtgcatgtgtgtgccacTCATACAATATTATATACACATTTTCCACATGGTCAGACACTGCCTTGTCACAGAAAAAGGTAGCCTAAGAATGTTAGTCTATATCAGCTAACACAGGTAGCCTACCAATGGACCAGGGATCTACTGAAATTGTCACAAATACTAACAATGGGACAGGAATTCTGGCCCCTgatctctttttgtttttctctggcCTCACTATAACTAATAATCTAATCTATTTTCTTATTCATAGTGTCTATTGATGTCTGCTTTATCCTAGACAGACATTCTAAAAGTAGaacttttgtttgtgttattatagGAAATTGTAATATGTATAACAATTTCAAACAACAATAATGTACTTTTTGTTAGCACTAATGCAGtgaagtaaaaaataaagacaaactaCTGAGGCAGCTGTATATTATAGGATGATGTGTGCTATTTAAGCAGTATCCGATGTGGATGTAGGCCTAAATTACAAGCAGGGATAtttatcagaaataaaaaataataataattccacCGTACTTTTTAATATATGAATAATATGCTTTGCCTTTTCTGAAAGCCTTCATCGACTTTCTTTGCTTCTTTGCTTCTATGCATTCCATTGTGTTGTGACTTGTGCTGCAGACAGCTGCTCAGattgttaaaaatgtttttattgatgcCTCATTGTGTCACAAAGTGATCGTGCTGAGTTTGGGGCCTTTTTCAGTGTTGACCGTACAGCTGTGCACTGTGGCCACCACCCATCAACTGGCACTCTTATACACGTAGGTTTTTAGACTTACGATCACCTCATGATGGTAATGCTATGGAATGTTCCAGTATGTTGTGAAAGACAGTCCTACTTAGTATTGGCTGATGGTACGGCCTGAGACCATGTCCACACTAATTTTGTTTCTATTGGGCTTCCATCCAAATGGAGCTTTTTTTGGCAAAAATTTGCCAGAACCCCACTGAGACATCTACATTACTGTGGTCATGGCTCAACTCACTCTATCAGTGGCTCAACAGTACAAGTGTCACTCCAttttctttataaaaaactATGACAACTGAACTACCTATCACCACAGTGCATTAAACATTGCCTTCAAGACTTGTGTAAGACAGAGCTGTTAAGTTGGAAAGAATTGGAAAGATCAGTTTATGACTCTACATTACCACCCGCTACACTATCAACATATAGGTCATAGAGTGTTTCATTAAATTCTCAATCATTACTCCATCTAACTAAACTGAGATCAATGGCAGATATTCATAAGAGACCAGCGCAATGTTACTTATTAGCTTTTATATCAATGTTATAAAACAATCAGTTTTCAGAGTGTGGCTTTAGTGAAACTGCTGTAACCTTTTTAAAGTGTGTCACTCAAATCTGCTGTCACAttacagatggaaaaaaaaatttttttgtgAATCTTTCATGTCATAATGAAAaattaatgttatcaataaaaACTCATAACTTGCAGATGTTTCAAATTGTCCTTTTTTTCACAACTCCTAATCAAGTATTAACATACATTTGATATTCAAATTACAggattatattatatagattgatattgtggttttagctgacgtgtgttgcctcactgttttgatcgatgctcgttcatgtctatgtagagggAGTACAAGAGcgagcccgagcaacaggacgctgactttcgttgacttaacg
It includes:
- the LOC141777705 gene encoding carbonic anhydrase-like; translated protein: MSHGWGYGPSNGPDKWGEDYPVANGPRQSPINIVPKEAQFDPSLKPLKLKYDPSNASGILNNGHSFQVDYVDDIDSSTLTGGPISGTYRLKQFHFHWGASDDRGSEHTVNGIKFPCELHLVHWNTKYPSFGEAASQSDGLAVVGVFLKIGAANPRLQKVLDGLDAIKTKGKQTTFADFDSKTLLPGSLDYWTYDGSLTTPPLLESVTWIVLKEPISVSPAQMAKFRSLLFTGEGDAPCCMVDNYRPPQPLKGRQVRASFK